The Oryzias latipes chromosome 16, ASM223467v1 genome includes a region encoding these proteins:
- the LOC111949012 gene encoding LOW QUALITY PROTEIN: deleted in azoospermia protein 1-like (The sequence of the model RefSeq protein was modified relative to this genomic sequence to represent the inferred CDS: deleted 1 base in 1 codon), translating to MTNKVCKLFIGGLCVNTNDDGLRKHFEQFGTLTDFVVLQNKNAQRSRCFGFVTYSTPEEANAAMAAAPHSVEGNSVEVKRAIPKAKDNKSEAFAKGEKIFVGGLKNNIKEYHLTDYFSRYGPVEKSEILLEKETGKKRGFGFVHFTHHKTADLALVEKYHTVNGHLVEVKKAVAKQEMQAGNRTETTPRHKPGPGMMENQNGYGSFGFVTYSTPEETNAAMAAAPHTVQRNSVKVKGAVPKAKANGSAAPAKGEKIFVGGLKNNIEEYHLTDYFSRYGPVEKSEILLEKETGKKRGFGFVHFTHHKTADLALVEKYHTVNGHLVEIKKAVAKQEMQTANRTETTPRHRPGPGITENQNGYGGFGFVTYSTPEETNAAMAASPHTVQRNSVKVKVAVPKGKANGSAAPAKGEKIFVGGLKNNIEEFHLTNYFSRYGQVEKSEILLEKETGKKRGFGFVHFTHHKTADLALVEKYHTVNGHLVEVKKAVAKQEMQAGNRTETTPRHRPGQCMMENQTGYGGLAYGECCCPCHLSYSENGNRGYSLLTKSLQRQRLFLPGK from the exons ATGACCAACAAAGTGTGCAAGCTTTTCATTGGTGGACTCTGTGTGAACACGAACGACGATGGGCTGCGCAAGCATTTTGAGCAGTTCGGCACCCTCACTGACTTCGTTGTCCTTCAAAACAAGAATGCACAACGATCTCGCTGTTTTGGCTTTGTGACCTACTCTACACCAGAGGAGGCCAACGCAGCCATGGCAGCAGCCCCGCACTCAGTGGAAGGGAACAGTGTTGAAGTTAAACGAGCTATTCCAAAAGCAAAGGACAATAAGTCTGAAGCTTTTGCCAAGGGGGAGAAAATCTTTGTTGGTGGcttgaaaaacaacattaaagagTATCACCTCACCGACTACTTCTCTCGGTACGGTCCAGTCGAAAAGTCTGAAATCCTCTTAGAGAAGGAGACCGGAAAGAAAAGAGGATTCGGCTTTGTGCACTTCACGCATCACAAAACGGCAGACTTGGCCTTGGTTGAGAAGTACCACACAGTGAATGGACACTTAGTTGAAGTAAAGAAAGCTGTTGCCAAGCAAGAGATGCAGGCAGGTAACAGAACTGAAACAACACCAAGACACAAGCCAGGCCCAGGAATGATGGAAAACCAAAATGGCTACGGCAGCTTCGGTTTTGTGACCTACTCTACACCAGAGGAGACCAACGCAGCCATGGCAGCAGCGCCGCACACAGTCCAAAGGAACAGTGTCAAAGTCAAAGGAGCTGTTCCAAAAGCAAAGGCCAATGGTTCTGCAGCTCCTGCCAAGGGGGAGAAAATCTTTGTTGGTGgtttgaaaaacaacattgaAGAGTATCACCTCACTGACTACTTCTCTCGGTACGGTCCAGTCGAAAAGTCTGAAATCCTCTTAGAGAAGGAGACCGGAAAGAAAAGAGGATTCGGCTTTGTGCACTTCACGCATCACAAAACGGCAGACTTGGCCTTGGTTGAAAAGTACCACACAGTGAATGGACACTTAGTTGAAATCAAGAAAGCTGTTGCCAAGCAAGAGATGCAGACAGCAAACAGAACTGAAACAACACCAAGACACAGGCCAGGGCCAGGAATTACGGAAAACCAAAATGGCTACGGCGGCTTCGGCTTTGTGACCTACTCTACACCAGAGGAGACCAACGCAGCCATGGCAGCATCGCCGCACACAGTCCAAAGGAACAGTGTCAAAGTTAAAGTAGCTGTTCCTAAAGGAAAGGCCAATGGGTCTGCAGCTCCTGCCAAGGGGGAGAAAATCTTTGTTGGTGGCTTGAAAAACAACATTGAAGAGTTTCACCTCACCAACTACTTCTCTCGGTACGGTCAAGTCGAAAAGTCTGAAATCCTCTTAGAGAAGGAGACCGGAAAGAAAAGAGGATTCGGCTTTGTGCACTTCACGCATCACAAAACGGCAGACTTGGCCTTGGTT GAAAAGTACCACACAGTGAATGGACACTTAGTTGAAGTGAAGAAAGCTGTTGCCAAGCAAGAGATGCAGGCAGGTAACAGAACTGAAACAACACCAAGACACAGGCCAGGCCAATGCATGATGGAAAACCAAACTGGCTATGGCGGCTTGGCTTATGGGGAGTGTTGCTGCCCTTGCCACCTCTCCTACTCAGAAAATGGTAACAGAGGCTATTCCCTACTCACAAAATCGTTACAGAGGCAGCGGCTATTCCTACCAGGAAAATGA